The following proteins come from a genomic window of Lytechinus pictus isolate F3 Inbred chromosome 1, Lp3.0, whole genome shotgun sequence:
- the LOC129261846 gene encoding outer dynein arm-docking complex subunit 2-like, whose protein sequence is MGQTLTRAAKWTSASEGGEGKLEFTPVNESLLNSIIKFVEPFPSKHPNEACLVFRNPLQWRTNLEASAFSGDYEHNDDGVCSNATDKDEQPLLQLQKLGELHSKLTVRSMEQLAAVLRVAGEKKMIETRAILESNRDPLAKILGEGFATVEGEDNSAIRLLEETQKDDSDEAQEKRLKVKLLLLIKDFDMQLMNQYLSEVSEDIRLTPQQVNDEVELLHKFSGDDSHCALESICFSSDYQFDNGCHAPPWRQVHGDIGYLLIKPHDADQISVTANTAGIYENKGCQKEGEEMDYERVGNIYRSLVALLSSKSAKFKQVIDSKEFQLQGDNNPEQISNYEEDFDEEDGTGERTAREEKKEEKEEEKKKKERKTRKKTKPVKTSKQATLNWKNDLNKEKDDDKKEKQEKISRQTSDRLKSKTPAMEDDFSSSSSESEEEEETTDRRQEQNSDLPSEYWQIQKLVKYLKGGNQTATVIALCACRDFNLAQETCQLAIRDVGGLEVLINLLETEEIKCKIGALKILKEISQNTQIRRAIADLGGLQTMVKILKSHDKELKCLAAETTAHVAKFRRARRTVRQHGGIRKLVALLDCAPLSSGSVSAEMEKDISVARCGALALWSCSKSTKNKQAIRKAGGIPLLARLLKSPHENMLIPVVGTLQECASEHSYRLAIRTEGMIEDLVKNLNSENQELQMHCASAIFKCAEEKETRDLVRTYGGLDPMVSLLDNSDNKELLAAATGAIWKCAMSPENVMRFQELKAIERLVALLNDQPEEVLVNVVGALGECAAQEPSNRQLIRKAGGIPSLVNLLTGTNQALLVNVTKAVGACATEADNMGIIDRLDGVRLLWSLLKNQNPEVQASAAWAICPCIENAKDAGEMVRSFVGGLELIVSLLKSEDKEVLASVCAAIANIAKDEENLAVITDHGVVPMLARLASTTDDKLRRHLADAIARCCMWGNNRVAFGQNEAVAPLVNYLKSPDASVHCATAEALYQLSRDPNNCITMHESGVVKLLVFMVGSEVPALQEAAAGCIGNIRRLALANEKARYK, encoded by the exons ATGGGTCAGACCCTGACAAGAGCAGCGAAGTGGACATCAGCCAGTGAGGGCGGTGAAGGAAAGCTGGAATTCACACCAGTCAATGAGAGTCTTCTCAATAGCATCATCAAGTTCGTAGAGCCATTCCCCTCCAAGCATCCAAACGAAGCCTGCCTCGTCTTCAGAAACCCTCTACAATGGAGAACCAATCTTGAAGCATCGGCTTTCTCTGGAGACTATGAACACAA TGATGATGGTGTATGTTCCAATGCAACTGATAAAGATGAGCAGCCACTGCTTCAACTTCAGAAACTTGGTGAGCTACACTCCAAGCTTACCGTTCGATCTATGGAGCAGCTCGCTGCAGTTCTCAGGGTTGCTGGAGAGAAGAAGATGATAGAGACGAGGGCTATCTTAGAAA GCAACAGAGATCCGCTCGCTAAGATCCTTGGCGAAGGCTTTGCTACGGTAGAAGGAGAGGACAACTCGGCGATAAGACTGTTAGAGGAAACCCAGAAAGATGACTCAGATGAGGCTCAAGAGAAGAGATTGAAGGTCaaacttcttcttcttatcaAAGACTTTGACATGCAGCTTATGAACCAATATCTCTCAGAGGTTTCAGA GGATATTCGTCTGACTCCACAGCAAGTGAACGATGAGGTGGAACTACTTCACAAGTTCAGTGGTGATGACAGTCACTGCGCCTTGGAGTCAATCTGCTTCTCATCTGACTACCAGTTTGATAATGGTTGCCATGCCCCGCCCTGGAGACAGGTCCATGGTGATATTGGCTATCTGCTCATCAAACCTCATGATGCCGACCAGATCTCAGTGACTGCCAATACTGCTGGAATTTATGAAAACAAG GGCTGTCAAAAAGAAGGTGAAGAGATGGACTACGAACGAGTTGGTAATATCTATCGCAGCCTTGTTGCCCTGCTCTCTTCAAAGAGCGCCAAGTTCAAGCAGGTTATCGACAGTAAGGAATTTCAACTGCAGGGTGATAATAACCCCGAGCAAATCAGCAACTACGAAGAGGATTTTGACGAGGAGGATGGTACGGGGGAGAGAACAgcaagagaagagaagaaagaagagaaggaagaggaaaagaaaaagaaagag AGAAAGACAAGAAAGAAAACTAAACCAGTCAAGACCTCGAAACAAGCCACACTAAACTGGAAAAACGATCTAAACAAAGAGAAAGATGAcgataagaaggaaaaacaggaaaaaatatCAAGACAGACGAG TGATCGGTTGAAGTCCAAGACCCCTGCCATGGAAGACGACTTCTCCTCCAGCTCTTCGGAGTctgaagaggaggaagagacaACGGACAGGAGACAGGAGCAGAATTCAGATCTTCCTTCCGAGTACTGGCAGATTCAGAAACTTGTCAAATACCTGAAG GGAGGTAACCAGACTGCTACTGTGATTGCATTGTGCGCCTGTCGAGATTTCAACTTAGCTCAAGAGACCTGTCAGCTAGCAATCAGAGATGTCGGTGGACTGGAGGTTCTTATCAACCTTCTAGAGACTGAGGAGATCAAATGCAAG ATTGGTGCACTCAAGATCTTGAAGGAGATCTCTCAAAATACCCAGATCCGTCGGGCAATCGCTGACCTGGGCGGACTTCAGACCATGGTGAAAATCCTGAAATCACATGACAAGGAGCTCAAGTGCCTAGCAGCGGAGACCACTGCCCACGTGGCCAAGTTTAGGAGAGCCCGTAGGACGGTCAGACAGCATGGAGGCATCAGAAAGCTG GTTGCACTCCTTGACTGTGCACCACTTAGTTCTGGGTCTGTCTCTGCTGAAATGGAGAAGGACATCAGCGTTGCCCGCTGTGGGGCGCTTGCCCTTTGGAGCTGCAGCAAGAGTACCAAGAATAAGCAAGCCATCCGGAAGGCCGGTGGCATTCCTCTCTTGGCCCGTCTTCTGAAGTCGCCGCATGAGAACATGCTGATACCCGTCGTTGGTACCCTCCAGGAATGTGCTTCCGAG CATAGCTACCGACTTGCCATCAGGACCGAGGGCATGATCGAAGACCTGGTCAAGAATCTCAACAGCGAGAACCAGGAGCTGCAGATGCACTGCGCCAGCGCCATCTTCAAATGTGCGGAAGAGAAGGAGACCCGGGACCTGGTCAGGACCTACGGCGGTCTGGATCCTATGGTCTCTCTCCTGGACAATTCAGACAACAAGGAACTGCTTGCTGCAGCCACCGGTGCCATCTGGAAGTGTGCCATGAGCCCGGAGAATGTGATGCGCTTCCAGGAATTGAAGGCTATTGAAAGGCTTGTTGCTCTGCTGAACGACCAACCAGAGGAG GTACTTGTCAATGTTGTTGGAGCCCTAGGAGAATGTGCAGCCCAGGAACCTTCCAACAGGCAGCTGATTCGCAAAGCAGGAGGTATCCCATCCTTAGTCAACCTCCTGACGGGTACCAACCAAGCCCTTCTTGTCAACGTGACTAAGGCTGTAGGAGCATGTGCCACAGAAGCTGATAACATGGG TATTATTGATCGGTTGGATGGAGTGCGGTTGCTTTGGTCTCTTCTGAAGAACCAGAATCCTGAGGTTCAAGCCAGTGCAGCCTGGGCCATCTGTCCCTGCATTGAAAATGCCAAG GATGCTGGTGAAATGGTAAGGTCTTTTGTTGGTGGGTTGGAGCTCATCGTAAGCCTCCTCAAATCAGAAGACAAAGAGGTACTGGCAAGCGTGTGTGCAGCCATAGCAAACATTGCCAAGGATGAAGAAAACTTGGCGGTAATCACAGACCACGGAGTTGTGCCCATGCTAGCCAGACTAGCCTCAACC ACGGATGATAAACTAAGGAGACATTTAGCCGATGCCATCGCCAGATGCTGTATGTGGGGCAACAACAGGGTGGCCTTTGGTCAGAATGAAGCCGTGGCCCCACTGGTCAACTACCTGAAGTCGCCCGATGCTTCCGTCCATTGCGCTACGGCAGAAGCCCTCTACCAACTCTCCCGAGATCCAAACAACTGCATTACAATGCACGAGAGTGGTGTTGTCAAG CTCCTGGTCTTCATGGTGGGCTCGGAGGTACCTGCTTTACAAGAGGCTGCTGCAGGCTGCATTGGAAATATCAGAAGACTGGCTCTGGCCAATGAGAAGGCCCGATATAAATAG